ACTTTTTTGCCCGAGTCCAGCTCAGGCAGTGgtaaaagtagctaactggagggggagggctgctttagatactgctatcTACTGAATGGGTGCAGCTAAAAACATGCaacttgtttgaaagctgacattccagacCAAAATGACAGCTAAAGTCAGAGCAACAAAGGAGAAATCCCTGTTAGAAACAGAGTCTGGAATAATCGCGGGTAAAAAcagtttttactttcactttcagctgcattcacagcatcccgatttctatcagtgatatcttcctctGTACTGAACATTTTGCTATCATTCTGGTATTgcctgaaagcttggaatgtcagctttcaaaaaaatacaagaagaagttgcatgtttctagctgctaccattcaggagatagcagcatctaaagcaggcgtccccctccagttagctacttttcccactgctggagctggactggggcaaaacagttagggggttaaaggggtattcctatctgggacatttatgaccTATTGCAAATATATACCTTTATATATCACATAGGTGCAGATCCCAAAGTGAAAAGAGAGCAAACTACACGTGTGGTCATCTTCTGTACACTGCTATGCTTGCATTCTGGATGAAATTTCCCTAAAATAGCcctctaaagggaatctgtcaccaagtttATGCTTTCATATCCAAGAGCAGCATAACTTGGAGGCAGACATCCTGGTtgaaatgcagtgttttttttttttttttttcatgaatgttCTTAAAATCTGCAGTGAGTCGCTCCAGCAGGACCTGAGCATCGGAGTCTACTTAATATAATGTATGTGCTCGGGAGTCTAAGGGTCCTAAGATTGCTTCCTTCACGAtattacaaccgtctgcatccgttatgaaggatctggttgtattaactctaaaatagccatgacagacctgtctctaaaaccattgtaagtgtcaatgggcaccggatccattttcttttgtgtccaagACAACAGATCCggtaccattgacttacattgtgtttcatgccggatgcgtcttgctccgcatcctatGACGCACtgaaaaactctgcttgcagcgtggTAATgcaccaaatggaacggaatgcgttCTGGTGAACTCcgttcagtttagttttgtctccattgacaatgaatggggacaaaactgaaacgtTTTCCTCCAGTATtcagatcctatgatggatctgaataccagaaaggaaaacgcagatgtaaAAGCAGCCTTACTCCTCTAGAGTGAGAGGCCCGGACTCTGTTCTGATTTACCTTCTGCTATTCATGTTCCCTAGGAAGTGGACTTGAACCACATGCGAATAGGAGCTATGGAAGGGTTTGAAGTGCTCAAGAAAGTTCAGGTAGGCTGGATTGTATGACATCCACAGGCATTGCTTATGGTCTTGCACatgcatgtgatatttttttttataacacatgCATTTAATACTTTGTAGTTTTGTCACTTTGCATAGTTGTTGGTGTTAGTTATAGTGCATGAAACATTTATACAGGATGCAGATCTTTCTCGTTTGCCTTGTTGCGCATGGCAGTTACTGCTTCTCCTCTAACTTAGCCTCTCTCATTGACTCTACCCCTGTAGACCCTGTGCCTGCGTCAAAACCTAATAAAGGTGATTGAGAACTTGGAGCAGTTGGTGACCTTGAATGAATTGGACCTCTATGACAATCAGATTCGTATTCTCCAGAACCTGGAGAACCTTAGTCAACTCCAGTGAGTCTATTCAGACAGGGAAACTCTTCTCCTTGCCATAAGTTCCATTATTTCCTATCCTCTGGAAATGCTTTGCTGTCCCATATACTTGTGTTATGTGTTCAGGCCACTGAAAATACACTAGATTTGAGTTGTCACAGCACCACATATTACACTAAATTgtaagctgctgctgccatggcCTCTGTTGCCTGTGGTGGCAGGAGGTGGGTGATTGCAGTGGGTTGAGAGGGGCCTCCCTTTTCAGACAAACTGGTAGTAGGCATCTGCTCACCGAAAGCTGCGGTAAGCTGTGTACAGTGTTTCATGGTAATAAtgtaatttggcctccctttctgTGGgaagaaaacattcccccatttttctTTGATACTTCCCACTTGAGACGATTTGGTGTCATTGCTGGTGCCATTGTCATAATCCTCCTCCTGCGTGATTTACACGGGCCAATTATTAGGAATTAAATTTAGTACAAGCGCTAATTTTCGATAATCGCCCCGTGTAAATGTGCTGCAGATcatccgatgaacaagcaaagtgCGCCTCAATCAGTGTTACTGGGCAGCGATCTGCAGCCCAGAAGCTATGAATCTTTATAAGGACGAGTGATGGCAGTAGTCATTGCTCGTCCCCGTACAGTacaggtgatcgctgcatgtaaatgcagctccttTCCTCCACTGAAGAGCAGACAGTTATCGGGAAGGAACCGTTCCTTCCCTATAATAGCCTGCTATGTCGGGCTGTCTAAATCCAGCTTTAAGTTATGTTCACATGAACAGTCCACAGTGGATTTGCAAGAAGGTCCTTAGCAGAAATTGTACAAAGGCTGTCCCTTGGATATCTTCCGCTGGTTTGCAATTTATTGTGCAGCGgggtagctaaaaaaaaaaaaaatatgccacaaGTGACCTGCCATAATTCTCCATTCTATCAAAtctgtgcaaaaaataaaaatctgctctGTTTGAACAGTGACTCATCTTTCCCTTGTGACATGAACAGGATTTTGATTTCACCATGAATCTATATTCATGATCTCAAAAAATGATCAACAGCACAAGATCTGATATTTGAAACCTTTCCTCAAGTGTTCAGATTATTTGTAGTCCAGTCAGTCCACGTTACAGAAAGTCACAATGTGGTAAAATCATGTGTTTGCAGAATCCTGGATATGTCATTCAACCTTCTGAAGCGTATCGAGGGTTTAGACTCATTGACTCAGCTGAAGCGTCTCTACCTGGTCAACAACAAGATTAGCCGCGTCGAGAACCTCAACTCTCTAACTCGGCTCCGTTTGTTGGAACTAGGCTCCAATCGTATTCGGGTAAGTGTAAAATATGGGACTACTAGAGCATGCAGTGTTCAATTTATTGTACAGCTTGTTACAGTTTTGTTAGGTGACATGGCTTTTATAAAATGTCTTCATTACAGATTTGAATTATAGTTATTATTCACCGGCAGGTTTTACTTATGCCCTACAATATAGGGGTTATTAGGACTCATGGCTTGCAATCCACATATAGGCTACTTAGGATCGTGTTACTAGACATCAATAGGGGCTGTTGTGTTTTGTTTACTCTATTGTTTatcttaaggtccctttacacaggacaatttagcaggtgattgtcggaaaggaagcgttcctttccAGCAAGCACCTGCTAATCGGTGAAGGAGACTattcatttacatgcagtgatctcctccacagtatggggaggagtgagcaCTAATGCagtcgcttgtccccatacagaatcattgtttgccggcagcagaggctgtttagacagcacaatctgcttctGGAAAACGGTGACTTTGGTGTCCGCACAAACTCGCATATTGGCAGCACTTATCTGGCCAATTCTTGGCCCATATAAAGGAGGCCTTTAGTCCGTTGATCGTGCTATGCAAGAGGTTAAATGGTAAAGCACAGGATTATTTGATCTCTGCTGTTAAGCCGCCATACACACAAGATTACCGTTGGTTGAAAAAGTTATCTCACCCATCCCTTCATACACATACCTGCTCAGGCCATTGGCTTAGCCAAGCAAGCAAGTGTCCTCAGAAGGCGGAGGAAGCTGCTGTCATTTATCTGTCTCATATTTCCCTAATGACAAAAGGAATAAGACAGTTAAAATTTCCCTATCCTTATCTAACCTGACATCAGCTGTCGGGGATAGTtgggaggcccccatacacattattaTTGTTCAAATTAGGCAACCTCATCTCAGTACACTCCATTAGGACGTCTGCATCATACAAAAGCCTCTAACTTAGTAAACATAGCCAAGAGAGCATCTAACAGTTCTTTCTAGAAATATTTGCAGTCATTTTTGTTCTAGTGCATATAAAATAAAACCTAAAGTAACCTAGGATTTTTGAAGACTATGCAGAccaatgtgtctccatggttacagactacaaacaaatcctGTGTAGTCTGTATCCGGgtgacaatctcccaaaaaataagggggggggggggggggttaggtagTTCCatgtaacatatgcaaattattttACATCCACCTTGTTTCTCATGGAAATTGGAGTACTTCATTAAAATAGCTTCATAAGTTTGCTCATACTTTGTCTTTGCAGGAGATAGAGAATCTGGATACGTTAAGAGATCTGGACAGTTTGTTTCTTGGAAAGAACAAGATCACAAAGTTGCAGAACATGGATACGCTGACTAACCTGACAGTACTTAGTGTGCAGGTAGGTAAACTGTACAGTTATCTCAGTGAATGTACTCACTCTActgcagcttaaagggaacctgtcatctggattttgtgtatagagctgaggacatgggttgctagatggctgctagcacctccgcaatacccagtccccatagctctgtgtgcttttattgtgcaaaaaaaccctgatttcatacatatgcaaattaacctgagatgagtcctgtacgtgagatgagtcagagacaggactcatctcagggtaatttgcatatgtatcaaatagtttttttttttacacaataaaagcacacagagctatggggactggatattgcggatgtgctagcggccttctagcaacccatgacctcaactctatacacaaaatcccggtgacaggttccctttaagggtataTCCACATTTCCACAGCAAAATCTGTGCTGACTCCATTGCAAAAATTGGCATGTTGCATGTGGACTTGGTGCAAGTTTTGATGATGATTTGCCAATGGATTTCTCCCTCTGCATTGCAGAAGGCAAATTTGCGGTTGATAGCCACAACGTATATTGACATGCTGTAGATCTAAAACCCGCAGGGCAGTTTAGTGCATTTTTTCCCCACAGTATGTGGATGAGGTTTCTTAAAGGGGACCTGAACCAGGTACAATATAGGGCTAGCCCAGCTAAATGTGACATCTTTGTggtgatctgttgcttcattgtgGAGAATAagtgcttttaatccatatgcaaatgagcagtgaagtgcactgagggtagacccaagccactctgtgcacatgtgctcctctgccagcccctccctcctctctttgattgacagggccagattcctgcatagtcatctcacctTCCCCTTTCAATCAAGGAGAGGGGAGAGTAACAGCTGACACCCTACCACAATGGTTGGGATTGGAGCGAACTACATCAGTACAATAATGTAATCCTTTACTTTGCTGATGTATCATAATTCAGATGCATTCTAAATGCACAGCTACAGGGTTAGGTTCATGTAATGTAGAAATGTGTACAATTGGGGTGCATTAACAGTGTAAACTCTCTCCTCCTCAGAGTAATCGCCTCTTGAAGATTGAAGGTCTCCAAAGTCTTGTGAACCTGCGTGAGTTGTATCTGAGTGACAACGGCATCCAAGTCCTGGAGGGCCTGGAGAACAATGTGAGCTGTGGAAAGGAGCTAGTTTTTAAGGACTACTAGATAAACACTCATTCACATGACCTTAtcagttttgcggtccgcagttCACAGATCTGTAAAATACGGATGCAGTCCATGTTGCATCTGCAATTTTAGCAAACTCTTTGAATTTAATGGGTTTTGCAGTCAGAATTttgctgacaagtataggacatgttatatcttttgcggaacagacatacggatcaGGAAAGCACACAAATCATTTGCATGATTTCCTTATCCAGATATCTGTTCCAGATTGCACACTTCCTAGTTGCTGTTCAAGTTTTGGATCACGTAGATTGAGCAGTCGTGTGAAGCATGCAGATGCTAGGAGCTGTGGATTGATGCAGAAGGTGCTCAGTCTACTGTTTCTACTTGAGATAAAATGTGAGCGGTTTCTACAAAGTACTACACACATTTTCAATGTTTTTAGTACAAGGATCCTTGAAAGCCATAGCTTTTCTAGTTATGTTAATAATTTGTGCACCTCATTTTCCAATGTGGCTTTATTTAAATTTCAGTTTTTTCATATATCTCTTTTGTGTAATAGCCATTTTAATATAAGGGTGGGGCAATAAAGCAAGAAttgctattttctttattttttgttacatttttgtgCCCTCCCATAAGGTCATTGTGGGGcattacatttttattgaatactggtagctgatttctcctgtaacacaTTAGCCGCAGGTACAGGGAAATAGAGCCCCCAGAGAAGCAGTACAAGGCTGAtttgggtctgctaagacccagcagcatGTGCAGATACCCAGGCTCCAGTGATGACATGATCACTAGGGACCAGAGTAGGAATAgctcttcctgatctgtatacccACAGCGCTCATTGAGTGCTGTTTGTAGAGCGATGGGGAAGGCAGAGATGATGATAACCTGTGTCTTTCTTTTCTATGAGGAGAACAGCTGACAGCTAGCACTCtgattaggctaggttcacaatGGTGTTTTAATTAGTTATTCAGTTCTGGCATAGGAACAGAATACTGTAATTTGTTGAACCACCATATGCCAGAATCTGCCGCCTTTCCCCCCCACCAGATCCAATTTACTGTAATGGGATCCACCTGTTTTTCGTTATTCTACCGCTGCATGTTAATCAAGTGATCAGTGCCAATATCATTTTTCTCCTTTTTGTTTTACAGACTAAACTCACAACTTTGGATATTGCTTCTAACAGAATTAAGAGGATTCAGAATATTAGACATCTGACAGAACTCCAGGAATTTTGGGTAAGGCATAGTTAATCTTCAGTCCCTGGCTGCATCTACTTTAGTATGTTTTCatagacatgctctatcttttaaGTCTTTATCTTACAAAGGCCTCCTAACATTATTGTTGGCCATACATATTAGAACTGCCAGTTTCAAATATCTGTGTGGGGCCCCATCACTCTCTTCCAACAGCACACATTAATAAAGATACAATTGGGCAGTGGAATTTCAATATGCCCAATCTATTTGCTCTCAGGAGCGGTAAGCCACATCAGAGGTGTTTTGGCTTTCTCCCTAATCGGGTTATATGCATGTTCGGCCAAGCCTAGcacatgtatgtgtatgagggGGTCAGAAGAGATAGCAGTTGACCAAACCATCGTTCTAAAATTTGGCCAGTCTGAGTAATCCATATCCATAATTTTATAACTTTTTCAATAGTGGATTTACTGATCGGAAGTTTCAATAAGCTGTGCAATATTGTCTGTATAATGCACAGACCTGTTCAGAGTGTTTGTGTTACTAGACCAGTGTCTTATGTATGTGTTCTTTATCATAGATGAACGACAATTTACTGGACAACTGGGCCGACTTGGAAGAGCTTAGCGGTGCCAAAGGTTTGCAGACAGTGTATCTGGAAAGGAACCCTATACAGAAAGATAACCAATACAGGCGCAAAATCATGCTAGCTTTACCTTCGGTCCGCCAGATTGACGCAACCTTCGTCAGGTTCTGATAGATGCCATTATGCCTCTCTCTCCTACTGTAGCAGCACAGTACAACTCCAACCTCTTTCATTCGACTGAAATCTTTTCTGTATTATCCCACTGCATCGTCTTCTGCCCGCCGTCATCACATTCTTATGTTCCCTGCACTGCATGATCTTCTCATATCAAACTGAATGTAATTGCTCATTCCATAGACTACTCTGCTTGTCTCTTCCCGGGACAGCGCCTCTAATCAATAAATTGAAATGACCCCCATCTGCTGGTGCTGccacaccacagaatacagtatttATTTCCGGACAGTAGTCCTCTGGtcaataaaacattattttttttttttatctcagcaTGTCCATTACATGTCATTTCATGTAGCCCAGTTGTAGTCATTCATAGCAGTGATCGATCCTGTAATATTTTTCATAGTTGCATCTTCTTGGAATGTTTTggttacaggtttttttttttttatctgcaacttGGACACTGTCTTTTTTCCAGCACACGCAGTACCTTCTTGGTCAGTCATATTGCACTTTTATTCTTTGCAGCAGTAAGCTTTTAtcaaccccaaaaaatattatatatctgTAGAAGATAGTACTTAAAGGCAACCTTTCACTGGTTTTGAAGTTACAATATTAGTACCTGGCAGGGTAGGGCATTACTAGTACATGTCAgggtgctttttattttatttttcagatcggctgctccgttcccccgctgtgccccTCATTCTCTTTTGCCGCCCTGTATGCCAATTTAATAGCATCGGTACAAGGAGTAGTAGACTGCCGTGTTTCTCAAGGGgtttctccttctccctggctgtgggctgtccaatcgcagcagaggATGTCACAGGGAGAAAAAAGAAACACTGCTGTCTCCTCCCTGTACGGATGCTACTAATTAGGAAGACGGGCGGCAAACAAAAACCTGACATCTACTTATGCCCTACACTGCATGGTACTaatattgtaatgtcaggaccaGTGGAAGGTCttctttaaacaaaaaaaatagtaaGACTCAAGATGAGCATTTGCAGGGATGTATCATATTTACCAATGTCCCTTTTATCCTCACCATtcacattaggcctcatgcacacgaccgttgttctggtccgcatcagagccgcagttttCACGgtttgggtgcggacccattcacttcaatagggccacaaaaaatgcggacagaactctgtgtgctgtctgcatccgttgctctgttacgtagccccgcaaaaaaaaatatagcatgtcctattcttgtccattttgcagacaagaataggcatttctataatgggcctcctgttccgttccgcaaattgcggaaggcacacaggcaacttccgtgttttgcggaccgcaaaaaacggaactgtcatgtgcatgaggccttagtggaaGGTTTCTAAACCAATGGAAaattttaaaggagtattccagtttCAGCAAATGTATGAATATGggagagaaaaggagatttttgtaaaacttgccagtaaaatctctttctcgctctgtgggtatagctatgtcctccaggaggcgttgacactagtaaaagctgttaccTCCTCCACTGGCAgttataccccctccagcctggagagagtttcagtttgtgcacaagcagtaggagaagcaagccaaccaTGCCAAGGACTCAACGGGGTTCTAACCAGCAACTGCCACAACTGTGGCCGAACAACAacactgggtgggtgctgtgtcccccaatgaatatgggcgagaaaaggagatttttgtaaagcttaccagtaaaatctctaagtttt
The genomic region above belongs to Bufo gargarizans isolate SCDJY-AF-19 chromosome 4, ASM1485885v1, whole genome shotgun sequence and contains:
- the PPP1R7 gene encoding protein phosphatase 1 regulatory subunit 7, coding for MASGGVEVQDMEVDKRAESEESADDDIKEKRGVPDGEVQNGEQPTEDTENPVNLETITLDPEAEEVDLNHMRIGAMEGFEVLKKVQTLCLRQNLIKVIENLEQLVTLNELDLYDNQIRILQNLENLSQLQILDMSFNLLKRIEGLDSLTQLKRLYLVNNKISRVENLNSLTRLRLLELGSNRIREIENLDTLRDLDSLFLGKNKITKLQNMDTLTNLTVLSVQSNRLLKIEGLQSLVNLRELYLSDNGIQVLEGLENNTKLTTLDIASNRIKRIQNIRHLTELQEFWMNDNLLDNWADLEELSGAKGLQTVYLERNPIQKDNQYRRKIMLALPSVRQIDATFVRF